The following nucleotide sequence is from Mesorhizobium sp. J8.
GCGAGATCGGCCACATAATCGTGCAGCCGGGCGGACTTGCCTGCGGCTGCGGAAAGCGTGGCTGCCTGGAGCGCTACGTCTCGCTGCGCGCGGCCTATGACAGGCTCGGCCTGGCGGATCCCGACCATGCTTCTCCCGAGCTTCTGGAAGACCTGCTGGCAAAGGGCGACCTTCGTTTCGAGGCCTGGCTCGCCGAGGCGGTCGAGCCATTGCGGCAGGCGATCGACATCCTGGAGATGGCGCTCGATCCCGAAACCGTCGTGCTCGGCGGCTTCATGCCGCTGCCGGTGATCGAAGCTTTGGCCAGCCGGCTGGAACCGCTCCATCTCTCGGTGAGCTCGACCAGCGTGCGTACCACGCCGCGCGTCATGGTCGGCGCCGCGGGAAAGGACACCTCCGTGCTCGGCGCGGCCGCGCTACCGATCTTTTCGGAAACCAACCCGCAATTCGACGTGCTGCAGAAGCCGGTCACCTGACACATGGCGGTCCGGCCGATCATAAAGTTTCCCGATCCCCTACTGCGCGCCGTCGCGGATCCCGTAGCGCTTTTCGACAGCGATCTGCGCAACCTGGCCGGCGATCTCATCGACACCATCCACGCGGCACCCGGGATCGGCATAACCGCCCCGCATATCGGCATCCTGAAACGCCTTGTCGTGATCCAGGTACCTCCCGCCGCAAAGCCTTCGATCTATGTAAATCCGTCGATTGTCGAGGCCTCGACCGAAACGATCCGCCATACGGAAGGCAGCGTTTCGATGCCTGGCGTGACGGAAGATGTCGAGCGCCACGCCCGCGTGCGGGTTCGCTATCAGGATCTCGAGGAGGAGCAATTCGAGGACGCGGAGGGCCTGCTGGCGGTCTGCCACCAGCATGAGATCGATCAACTCGACGGGCTCTTCTGGACGCAGAGGCTATCGCGCCTGAAACGCGAGCGCGTGACCAAACGCTACGCCAAGCTAACCCGAGCGTCCTAATTTTAGATTGGCGAGATTATGATCTGGTCTGCCGGCCGGCGACGCGTTCGAGCCCGATCAGCAAGATGAGCGTCACGGCGACGAGCACCATGGTCAGTGCAGCGCCGGCAAACACATCGCCGCGGTCGGTGAGGCTGAAGATGGATACCGGCAGCGTCACCCAGCCCGGCGGGTAGACCATCACGGTAGCGCCGAGCTCGCCCATCGACAGCGCGAAGCTCAAGCCGAAGGCGGCGACCAGATAGGGCGTAAGCAGCGGCAGCGTGACGTGCCAGAGCCGGTAGGCGGGACGCGCCCCGAGGCTCGACGCCACTTGCTCGAAATCGGGTGAGAGCCTCGCCAGCCCGGCCGAGACATTGCCGAAGGTGAAGGCCGAGATCAGCACGAAATGCGCGACCATGACGATGGCGATAGTACCGTTGAGGAGCAGCGGAGGATGGCTGAAGGCCACAAGCAGGCCGAGTCCGACGGATACCGAAGGGACGGCGCTTGGAATGAAGAACAGCACGCCGAGCACCCTGGCCAAAGTTGCGTCCTGGATACGCAGCGCAAGTGCTGCCCAGGTGCCGCTGACCAGCGCCAGCGCGCTGGCCAGGAAGCCGGTGACGAGGCTTGCCTTCACCGCCTGCCAAGCCGCGCCCTGCACGACATCGCTGTAATGCTCTGTTGTCAGGCCGCTGGGCAGCACGCCGTTCCACTGGTCGGCCAGGCTGGAAAGCAGGATCACCGCGAGAGGAGCGAGGAACAGCAGGCCGAACAGCAGCGCGAAGACTGCCCAAATCAACATGCGACCGGGGCGCGACCAGACCAGCATCCCTATGCTCCGAGACGGCCGGCGGCGAACCGGTAGAGGCCGAACAGCCCCAGCGACAGCGCGATGTTGATGACGGCAATGATGCAGGCGACCTGATAGGCCGATTCCTGGATGGCCTTGCTGTAGATCAGCAGCGGCAGCGTGATGACGCCCTTGGCGCCGATGAACAGCACGATGCCGAACTCGTTCACCGTCAACAACAGACACAAGCTGCCGCCGGCGATCAGCGCCGGCACGGCGGCCGGCAGGATGATTTGGCACACGATCCTGAACGGCCGCGCGCCGAGCACGCTGGCCGCTTCGATCTGGCCGCGATCGACGAGCGAAAAGGCGGCAAGCAGAGGCCGCAGCACGAAGGGCGAGTAGACGGTGACCTCGGCCAGCACCACGCCCCAGGTTGAGTAGAGGAAATCGACCGGCGGTGCCTGCAGCGAAAAGACTTCCATCAATCCGGCATTGAGCATGCCGGCCGAGCCGTAGAGGAAGGTGAAGGCGAGCGTCACCAGGAAGGTGGGCAAGGCGATGAAAGTGTCGATAAGCCGTGCGATCACGCCGCTGCCGGGAAACGGCACGAAGGCGAGGATCAGCCCCAGCACCAGCCCGACGATCAGGCACCCGGCCGTCGCCGCGACCGAGATGGTGATCGTGTTGAGAAGGGCGTTGAGGAAGAAGCGTGCATGCAGCACGCGCACGAACTCGGCGACATTGGCCATGCCGCTGTCGTCGGTAAAAGCCTGCCGGACGATCAGCACCAACGGATAGAAGAACAAGAGCGCCAGCAGCGCAGCCGGCGGCACGATCCAGAACCGGCCAGGCACCTTCTTGACTGTCGGTGCGGGAAGGACGGCCGCGTCAGCCACGGACGTCTTCCGGTACGAGCGAGGTATCGCCGGGCGTGAAGAAGAGCGGTACGGCGGAGCCGCGCTCCGGCAGGCTCACCGGCAGCCTGGTCGCCGAGACGCGCACCGGCGTTCCCTCGACATCGAGCACCAGATGGGTGAGCTCGCCCTGCCAATGCACTTCCTTCAGCGTGCCGACGATTTTGTTGGTGTGTTCCGCGTCGCCGGTGAGGCTGAGATGCTGCGGCCTGATGCAGAGCAAGGTCTTGTCGCCGGGCTTCTCGCCGCGTCCCGCACCTGCCAGCACGGCATCGCCGAGCCTGGCCTTGGCGAACCCCTTCGGTCCGGCGGCGCCTTCCGCGACGGTGACCGGCAACAGGTTCGCGCGACCCAGGAACTCCGCCGTAAAGCGGTTCGGCGGCCGGCGATAGAGTTCGGCCGTCGGCCCGTGCGAGGACACCCGTCCGTCGCGCATGATGGCGATCTTGTCGGCAAGCGTCAGCGCTTCGGTCTGGTCGTGCGTGACATAGAGGATCGTCAGTCCAGGCAGGTCGCGATGCAGCTTTGCGATCTCCTCGACCATGTTGCGCCTGATCTGCGCGTCGAGCGCCGAAAGCGGCTCGTCGAGCAGAAGCACGCGCGGCCTGACCGCAAGCGCCCGCGCGATCGCCACACGCTGCTGCTGGCCGCCGGAAAGCTCGCGCGGATAGCGCTTGGCAAAGCCCGACATGCCGACGATTGCGAGCGAATCCTTGACGCGCTCGGCAATCAGCGCCTTGTCGGCCCCTTGCGCCCTGAGGCCGAACGCGACGTTGTCCTCGGCCCGCATATGGGGGAAGAGCGCATAGTTCTGGACCACCATGCCGAGCCCGCGCTCGTAGGGCGGAAGATCGGTCACGTCGGTGGCGCCGATGCGGATCCGGCCGCTTGCCGGCCGGACGAAACCGGCGACGGCCCGGAGCGCCGTGGTCTTGCCCGAGCCGGAGGGTCCGATCATCGCCAGGATCTCGCCAGGCGCGATGTCGAGCGTCAGCGGATGCAGCACGACATGCGCGCCATAGGCGACGCTGACCTTGTCGAAGTGGACATTGGATCCGGCACCGCGAATTTTCGCGGCGTCGACATCCATGACATTGCTTCCCGTGAAAGCGGGCACCGACATGGCTGCTCCTCCGGATTTGCTCACCAGGAGATCAACTTCCCGTCGCTTCGTTCCACTTCTTGACATAGTCGGGCAGCTTGGCGAGCGCATCGTCCCAGTTCGGCGCCCAGATGGTCACGCCCTTCATCGCCTCCTGCGCCTTGGCGAAATTGGCGTCGTCCGGCTTCACATCCTTGCGGGCCGGCAGGCCGAGCGCGACGGAGCTTACCGTCGACTGCGCTTCCTTGGAGAGCAGGAACTCGATCAGCTTCTTGCCGTTGTCGGAATTGGGCGCGCCGGTGACCAGGCCGATCTCATAGGGCAGCGCGAAGGTAGAGCGGGTGCCGTCCGGACCGGCGGGCCAGAACACCTTGATGTTCGGATTGTCCGCCATCTGCGACAGGTTCATCTGCAGGTCGCCATTGGCGACATGCAACTCGCCCTTGTTGACCAGCGCGGTCAGCTTGCCGGTCGAGGCGGATGGGCCGACATTGTTGTCCTGCAGCTTCTTCATGAATTCGAAGCCGGCATCCTCGCCGCCGAAGGCGTGGATGATCTCGAGCATGACGGCGGTGCCGTCGCCGGCCTGGCCAGGCGTCGAATACTGGATCTTGCCCTTGAACTTCGGATCGAGCAGGTCGTTATAGCTCTTCGGCGCTTCCGAAAGCACGGAGGCGTTGTAAATGAAGTTCATGTAGTTGTTGACCAGCGGCCGGTACTTGTCGGTGCCACCGTCGATCTGGTCGGAGCCTTCGGGCTTGAAGTCCTGCAAAAGGCCGTCGGCGGCGGCGCGCTGGATGAAGGGCGGCAGCGTGACGAGCACGTCGGCCTGCGGGTTCGACTTCTCCTTGGCGACGCGTTCGACGACGCCGCCCGAGCCGCCCTCGATATACTGCACGGTGATGCCGGTGGCCTTGGTGAAGGCCGCGAACTCGGTCTCGTACCAGCTGTTGTTGCCGTCATGCAGGCCGTCTGCCGAATAGATGGTGACGACGCCGTCGGCGAAGGCCGGAGCAACAAGCGCCGATGAGCCGAGCAGCGTCGCGGCGAAGGTCATGGCCAAGGTAAGATTGCGCGATTTCATGTCAGTTCCCCTGTGTTTGGAAGGCACATCCTGCGACGCACTCTTGGTCGCGCCGACTGGTCCGCTGCGGGCGGCTTAGCGCTGGTGCATGTCGTCGTTGTGTCAACTTTGGAGGTCACCGATCGATAAGTAAAATCTATTTATTTTATGACAGACAAGCCTGAGCTGATATTTGTCACGAAACTGTCGCATGGCCACTGCAGGCGTCTTCTCCGGCACGCTTGGTTACGGTTCTTCACGCAAGCGACGGACTTTTCAGAGAAATTCGACGCCCGCCGTCTGCGCGCGCAAACGCGGATCCCGCGAGCGGATCGTCACCGGCCTGCCCTCGAGCACCTCGAAGCAGCGAGCCAAAGTGTCGTCCTCGAGCCGCTGCATCGCCTCATATGTGAAGAAGGTGAGGTGCGGAAACAGGATCACATTGTCGCGATCGAAAAGCGCGCTCATCGGATGACCGGATCTGGTCAGCGGCTCCAGCGAGTAGACGTCGAGCCCGGCACCGGCGATGCGCCCGGCAACGATCGCCTCGACAAGCGCGGCTTCCTCGACGATGGCTCCGCGCGAGACGTTGATGAGGATCGACGAAGGCTTCATGCAAGCAAGTTCTTGCGCGCCGATGAGACCGTGCGTGTCATCGTTCAGAACGCAGTGGATCGAGACGAAATCGCAAACCCGCAGCATCGCTTGCAGATCGTCGGCTTTCTCGATGCCGGCAGCCTGCATCGTCGCCGCGTCGACGCCAGGATCGAAGCCGAGCACCCTTGCCCGGAACCCCTGCCCCGCCATGCGCGCCATGCTGCGGCCGATCTTGCCGCAGCCGACCAACCCAAGCGTGGCGCCGGCGATATCGCGTCCCAGCCAGCGCTGCTCGGGCCAAATCCAACCGTCGCGCGAAACCGCCGCGGTGATTGCCGGCAGCCGCTTCGCCAGCGCTATCAACAGCGCGAACGCCCCTTCCGCAACAGTCTCTTCCGCATATTCGGGAACATTGACGACGGGAATGCCGCGCCGCATCGCCGCCTTTATGTCGATGGCATCGATGCCGACGCCGTATTTGACGATGCCCTTGAGTTGTCGCGCCGCCTCGATGACCCGCGCGGTGATCGGCGTGTAGCACATCAGGATGAGGTCGGCGTCGGCGACCGCCGCCATCAGTTCGGCTTCCGGAGTGCCGTCCGGCAACGTCACCAGCTCGACGCCGCGCGCCCTCAAGCCCGCGTCGATGCCGGGGCATTCGAGCTCGCTGTCGGTGCGGACGGCCTTCATCGGGCTCAGGCTGCCAGCACGGCGGCCTCGACAATGTCGAGCGCCCGGTCGAGATCGGCGCGCGCAATCACCAGCGGCGGCGACAGCGTCAGCACATTGCCCTGGCTGATCTTGAAGCTCAGCCCCTGGTCGAGGCAGCGATAATAGATTTTCTCGGCAAGCGCGCGCGCAGGCGTGCGGCTCGCCTTGTCCTCTACCATCTCGACGCCGAACATCAGCCCCCTGCCCCTGACATCGCCGACGAAAGGCGAGCGCTGCATGAGGTCGTTCATGCGGGCGAGCGCATGGGCGCCAAGCTCGGC
It contains:
- a CDS encoding peptide deformylase yields the protein MAVRPIIKFPDPLLRAVADPVALFDSDLRNLAGDLIDTIHAAPGIGITAPHIGILKRLVVIQVPPAAKPSIYVNPSIVEASTETIRHTEGSVSMPGVTEDVERHARVRVRYQDLEEEQFEDAEGLLAVCHQHEIDQLDGLFWTQRLSRLKRERVTKRYAKLTRAS
- a CDS encoding ABC transporter permease subunit yields the protein MLVWSRPGRMLIWAVFALLFGLLFLAPLAVILLSSLADQWNGVLPSGLTTEHYSDVVQGAAWQAVKASLVTGFLASALALVSGTWAALALRIQDATLARVLGVLFFIPSAVPSVSVGLGLLVAFSHPPLLLNGTIAIVMVAHFVLISAFTFGNVSAGLARLSPDFEQVASSLGARPAYRLWHVTLPLLTPYLVAAFGLSFALSMGELGATVMVYPPGWVTLPVSIFSLTDRGDVFAGAALTMVLVAVTLILLIGLERVAGRQTRS
- a CDS encoding 2-aminoethylphosphonate ABC transporter permease subunit; this encodes MADAAVLPAPTVKKVPGRFWIVPPAALLALLFFYPLVLIVRQAFTDDSGMANVAEFVRVLHARFFLNALLNTITISVAATAGCLIVGLVLGLILAFVPFPGSGVIARLIDTFIALPTFLVTLAFTFLYGSAGMLNAGLMEVFSLQAPPVDFLYSTWGVVLAEVTVYSPFVLRPLLAAFSLVDRGQIEAASVLGARPFRIVCQIILPAAVPALIAGGSLCLLLTVNEFGIVLFIGAKGVITLPLLIYSKAIQESAYQVACIIAVINIALSLGLFGLYRFAAGRLGA
- a CDS encoding ABC transporter ATP-binding protein; protein product: MSVPAFTGSNVMDVDAAKIRGAGSNVHFDKVSVAYGAHVVLHPLTLDIAPGEILAMIGPSGSGKTTALRAVAGFVRPASGRIRIGATDVTDLPPYERGLGMVVQNYALFPHMRAEDNVAFGLRAQGADKALIAERVKDSLAIVGMSGFAKRYPRELSGGQQQRVAIARALAVRPRVLLLDEPLSALDAQIRRNMVEEIAKLHRDLPGLTILYVTHDQTEALTLADKIAIMRDGRVSSHGPTAELYRRPPNRFTAEFLGRANLLPVTVAEGAAGPKGFAKARLGDAVLAGAGRGEKPGDKTLLCIRPQHLSLTGDAEHTNKIVGTLKEVHWQGELTHLVLDVEGTPVRVSATRLPVSLPERGSAVPLFFTPGDTSLVPEDVRG
- a CDS encoding 2-aminoethylphosphonate ABC transporter substrate-binding protein, yielding MKSRNLTLAMTFAATLLGSSALVAPAFADGVVTIYSADGLHDGNNSWYETEFAAFTKATGITVQYIEGGSGGVVERVAKEKSNPQADVLVTLPPFIQRAAADGLLQDFKPEGSDQIDGGTDKYRPLVNNYMNFIYNASVLSEAPKSYNDLLDPKFKGKIQYSTPGQAGDGTAVMLEIIHAFGGEDAGFEFMKKLQDNNVGPSASTGKLTALVNKGELHVANGDLQMNLSQMADNPNIKVFWPAGPDGTRSTFALPYEIGLVTGAPNSDNGKKLIEFLLSKEAQSTVSSVALGLPARKDVKPDDANFAKAQEAMKGVTIWAPNWDDALAKLPDYVKKWNEATGS
- a CDS encoding 2-hydroxyacid dehydrogenase, translated to MKAVRTDSELECPGIDAGLRARGVELVTLPDGTPEAELMAAVADADLILMCYTPITARVIEAARQLKGIVKYGVGIDAIDIKAAMRRGIPVVNVPEYAEETVAEGAFALLIALAKRLPAITAAVSRDGWIWPEQRWLGRDIAGATLGLVGCGKIGRSMARMAGQGFRARVLGFDPGVDAATMQAAGIEKADDLQAMLRVCDFVSIHCVLNDDTHGLIGAQELACMKPSSILINVSRGAIVEEAALVEAIVAGRIAGAGLDVYSLEPLTRSGHPMSALFDRDNVILFPHLTFFTYEAMQRLEDDTLARCFEVLEGRPVTIRSRDPRLRAQTAGVEFL